CTACCTCTATGAATTCCACGATCACTATTGTGGATACCGACGATGAAGTGATAGAATTGGAAGAGAGCCAAAACGATATTGTAATCGTTCACGATAATGGCGAAAGTAAGGATGACTTCGAGACAAGAGAGAGCGATCTCTCAACGTGCGACGTTATCGGCGATTATAAGTTTATTGAGAAAACGCCGAACGTCAACGAAAACTTTGAACCTTATCAACACGTAAAATCAACAAACAATTCCAAGCCTATGTTTAAggttatttttcaaaatgaaaatatagctCGGTGAGTTTCGATTCTTACTAAGAATGAACAACGCGTCGGTTTTGCatcaatattcttttctttgctttttcgaaaaaaaaaaaaaaaaaaaaaaaaaaaaaaaaaaaaaaaaaaaaaaaaaaaaaaaaaaaaaaaaaaaaaaaactatatcaGCTTTATTCCGTATCTTTTCATTCGagtcataaataattttgcttcaatttataattcatttatcattttttatcaatatataatgaaaaatatattgtctaGGACAGATCTgacattttgtattttacttTCCTAAAGCATTTTGATGAGAGATCGATTCAAAACAATCGATACAAACAATGTTAAAAGTTCAAATATGTTTGTTATATTACAGgcaatatgaaaaagaaataagacaaTTCTTACAGGATTTGGTTTTGAAAACGTCTCAACAAATAACAGACAGTAGTTtctctaatataattttagaaatttggaacaaaacaaaaaactgTGATCAACAATTATTAGAAGCTAGTACAGAAGGTGAAGATAGTAAAGATACATCATCTCTCTTTACTATTGATACACAACCCACACTTAAAAGTAATGTGGATATCCCAAAATATAGAAaggtatattttataaagtttacaataatgtatatatcccacatcagaaatattttttatatggttcaaatttaacaatatttatttgtagaaaTATAAAGGTGTAATTGatgaagataaagaggaagaattagagccagagaaaaaagattcatGTGTTCGACAAATTTCATGTTTCAATTGTTCAGGAAATCATAATTTACGAGATTGTAAAATGCCTTGGAACATagctaatataaataaaaatcggaAAGAGCTTAGTATGAGAAATAATAAGGGTATTAGGTATCACTTAGATGACGATCAAAGATTCGGGCACATGATTCCTGGACAAATTAGTAAAGATTTGCGTATTGCATTGGGCCTCAAAGATTATGAATTACCTATGCACATTTACAAGTACATgcattatgaaaaataatctcaAATCGTTTCTTAGattaataacatttcatttatatgaCAATTAATACATGTTTCACAGAATGAGGGTACTTGGTTATCCTCCTGGGTGGTTAGAAGAGGCACGTTTACAACATTCAGGATTATCTCTATTCAATTCAGATGGAATAGCAGAATTGGATCCTAATGATGAACCAGGTGAAATTGTTgcagaagaagatagagatcgttatgatataaaaaaaatttttgactaTCCTGGATTTAATGTTCCACCTCCACCAGGTACTCATGATGTaagcatttttataataatatttcataaacaaattattgttaaatattttcaaaaaaaaattctaatttttataaaagaaacttAATCTATTATGGACTCCTGAAAAGCAAAGTTTtcatagtaaaaaaaatatgttattccATCTGAGTGGGAAGAAAGCGGCAgaaggatataaaagaaaaaaattgaaattaaacatGTCTTTGATGAACGATTCACCTACAGTATCTAGTGATATGGAAATAGAAGATTTAAGTGgtaatttcttatcattttcgctgataatatatatcttttttcctaaataatagaaaaaaaaatctagaaAATGTAAccttattttgtttataggAACGGAGGGTTTAGTAGAATCGGTACCTATTAATGGACATTTTATACCACCTTTACCGAAAGATGTACCTATTAAACCACCAGAACCTCCATCCTCATTATCAACATCGGAGCAATGTTTATTTGATTGTCAATCGCAAGATTCAGCTGTGAGTTCTACATTGTGTATTTGTTTGAAAAACTAATAAgagcaaatataatattaaagttatatatttttctaggATGAAAGTGCATCTTCATTGTCTAGGACAAATTCACCATCATTATCAGATCTTGAAAGCATGAAAAAACGATTACTTGTAGAACTTGAAGATTCTAGCTCGCAATCTAATCTTGATGCACCAATGAAATGCAGCTCTTTAAATTCTAGTATGAAATCAGAAGTACTTTTATCTTCCAATGAACACACACCACAATTCAATCGTTTACAAAGTCCACACAGTATATTTAATACTAGTCAGGGAAGTATAAAATCAGTGGACTTTGGTACACCCATATTACAGAGTACTTCTACTTATAATAAGTTACCATCTTCAGAAAAATTCTCAAAGAACATATGTGATGTTatcaattttgaaaatttaccaGACTCTACTGGTAAGTATGAACAAATCACAGGAGTTTTGCAAAAAGTACGAAGTACTTTGGCAAAATTGCATGAGGAttcgtgaaaattatttatctgttAGATATCTTTCAGAATTGAAATGCTAATTGAAATgctaattgaaataattcctATACCGATATAATTTGTTACATACAAAGTttgtatgtaaatattgtaatataaatgatttcaaGCATAATAGCgcataataatgtattataaactataatataattatgaatgaGAATTTCTTATCTGAATTCTGTAAAGATTACAAAAACTActgttaaaagaaagaaaagaacctGTTCAAACGTAGAATAACTAATCGATAAGTgtctttataatttaaacataGAAAGTTATATCATATGTTCCATATAATTTGAACACTAGTTAACATAAATGATATGGTTTGCAAAATTTTTCTCGTATTCAgaattctatgaaaaaaattcttcatttaatatgtaatatattctgCATAATCTTAGATCTATATGAAAAATctacatttattttccatgAAATTAATACTCCTCTTAAAAGTACAAAAATGTGATAATCCGAATATTTTAGTTTATATAtgcgttaaaatattttatcggatTACGATAACAAAATTAGCTTATTAAATCggtttctaatataatttcgatgataacagcatttcaaaaattattcatcttttgcattttctaaattactcatttttttcttgtaaaaatGAATCCCTAtgcattttaaaaaattgtaaatttgttCATGTAGGATGTCAGATGAAATAAATGCCAAACAAtatagcaaaaagaaaaagaaaaattttcttgaaattttcgTATGAAACGTCAAATGAATGTGATAaacaatttgataaaaaattataatataagaaaaaagtcatgttttattaatcttattttatagatataataagcATTCTCGTGATaagtttttcaatatttaaaatgttcacaatttaaaaatattaggaTTAAATTGTGAACTAgccaaattttcaaattaattgattCGAGCTATTACTACATAGCATTAGTattctaatgaaaaaattgtttgatatttttattatcgcagTGTCGAAGATATACGtgtaaaaattcgaaaaaatttttaaattaaataattaagaataaagaaaaatatttttggtatttttattagatgttataaaaaaaaaaagaggttgtagaaaaaaaatcctcgCGTAATTTAGTCTTTACTATAGTTTGGCTACTATTTCAGTCGACACTTGTTTCAAGGCTACCTACGTacttatatgaaatataataatataaaaagaaaaacaaaaaaataaacttgtaAATATCTAGGTGCTCattgaatcttttttatatttctataaagatattaaaacgtgaaataaagttattttattgtgcattttaataatagataattaaatatgaaaagtgACTTTATGTTGATATCATcgacaatataataatataataagcaatattaataaacttatACATTCTATCTTctcatatatgtaaatttttattaaattacggaagaaaaaaagtatttattaaaatatgttcAGTCATCGTACATTTTTACAACTATCATACAATTGGAATGGAAAGAATAATttgcataataaatttttatgacaAAATAATTCCCTTATACTAATTATAAATACGCCATACCCATTGTTATACAATtgtgttataaaatattaaactttgAGATGccttattttatcataattagtgctaatattttacataattactATACACATTGTAATACACCATATGCGTCATAACATACACGTATAACATATGCGTCACTATAGAagatagtaaaataattaattagaataaattagcGATTCGCTGTGAACGAGCTGTTAATaggaagaaatggaaagaatagaatagaatagaatagaatagaatagaatagaatataaaatatagttttattaaaactGCGTTcccatataaaatataatattatatcgtttgataattaatactgaatataaatttttataacatttgcataataaaaaaaaagggggagggggagacaaaaacaaaagaaaatgagaaaaaagatttcagaTCATGAATCTTTTGATTCATAATTACTCTTCCAATATTGTTACTTTCCAGACTTGATTAATCCAACTATGAGAGTAGAACAAAATTTCTCTAGACATCTActctttctgtattttttaatttcctgtAGGTGGTGGTGTTGGAGGATCATCGCTTGAACCCTATAAAAAcatcttttctatcttatgtTTACAGAATCAGTTgaactaatatttaattttcattattgaatATAAGTAACAGTATTTGaacaacaaaatataaactaataaaataattagaaataaaaatttgattctaatctatcgataattattatgaagaaaattttcgatattgattacattaaatattacgtTATTGACATAAACGCTATCACTTACGGATATATCGTTTCGATTTTTAGCAACATTGCTCCGCAATGATGCATGTCGAAGAGATCTTGGTCtgataatatacattaaaacaataaatgcAAAGAATAAACATGTCatgaaaaaattagaagatgGCTGTACAGGAGGCGGTCCTGGCactaaaataaagaaaatgttatgaatataaaataacttgTAACGCGCAGGCGCAATAtcgtaagaaacaaaaaaaaaaaaaggaagacagaaagaaaaagaaaaagaaaaagaatacctACACCTTGAGAAGCTAAAACATTCATTGTCTGTACAGTAATTTTGTGTTAGTCGTAActgaaacaatatatttttgataatgacacagaaaaaaagaaaaatattctacttttcttcatactaatttataaaattataatattcaccGAAATTTGTCACCGACGATATATGTATTGcaacgatgaaagaaaaaaaaaaataaataaaaaataaataaaaaataaaaggaaaagaaaacattcgaAGGACATTGAACGATATTATGCAAAGATCAActaattttttacataaatcatataatgcaatgtaaacaaaaaaaaaaaaaaaaaaaaattctgcaTTGAGTAATTCGAACGCTAcacttgaaattatttacattacgATATGCGACAAAGATCCGACTGTGTccatgagatatatatacattatacataaaccgtatcattttattagtcataataattctctttgaaagataaataattgtaaacgtgtcaaatattttaaaataattttcttcaataGATATCGTCAAATATTGATGAATTTTCATGACAAtcaaaaaatacttttctctatcgataacaaacatttaaataaaatcttacaaatattatcgaacgtttcgatatagaaatattggattatttattattctttcgtcATATTTAACGATAAGTAAATTCAACTTACGATAGAAAGTAGACGTTGCATGAGCAAGTCGTTAGGCCATATACATTTGCAAAGATCGGAATCGTCGCTCATTGTTAACAACGCAGGTATCTTCGCGATGTCTCGAATTTAATTgctgaaattaaaataaaaacgagatagaagggcaatataaataaaacaaataaattacgaacaatcaaagtatatgggaaaaaatgagaattaatccattaaaaaaaaaaa
This Vespa velutina chromosome 10, iVesVel2.1, whole genome shotgun sequence DNA region includes the following protein-coding sequences:
- the LOC124952492 gene encoding zinc finger CCHC domain-containing protein 8 homolog produces the protein MTDGTTSMNSTITIVDTDDEVIELEESQNDIVIVHDNGESKDDFETRESDLSTCDVIGDYKFIEKTPNVNENFEPYQHVKSTNNSKPMFKVIFQNENIARQYEKEIRQFLQDLVLKTSQQITDSSFSNIILEIWNKTKNCDQQLLEASTEGEDSKDTSSLFTIDTQPTLKSNVDIPKYRKKYKGVIDEDKEEELEPEKKDSCVRQISCFNCSGNHNLRDCKMPWNIANINKNRKELSMRNNKGIRYHLDDDQRFGHMIPGQISKDLRIALGLKDYELPMHIYKMRVLGYPPGWLEEARLQHSGLSLFNSDGIAELDPNDEPGEIVAEEDRDRYDIKKIFDYPGFNVPPPPGTHDKLNLLWTPEKQSFHSKKNMLFHLSGKKAAEGYKRKKLKLNMSLMNDSPTVSSDMEIEDLSGTEGLVESVPINGHFIPPLPKDVPIKPPEPPSSLSTSEQCLFDCQSQDSADESASSLSRTNSPSLSDLESMKKRLLVELEDSSSQSNLDAPMKCSSLNSSMKSEVLLSSNEHTPQFNRLQSPHSIFNTSQGSIKSVDFGTPILQSTSTYNKLPSSEKFSKNICDVINFENLPDSTGKYEQITGVLQKVRSTLAKLHEDS
- the LOC124952507 gene encoding small integral membrane protein 14 — protein: MSDDSDLCKCIWPNDLLMQRLLSILRLTQNYCTDNECFSFSRLPGPPPVQPSSNFFMTCLFFAFIVLMYIIRPRSLRHASLRSNVAKNRNDISGSSDDPPTPPPTGN